The following proteins come from a genomic window of Sorex araneus isolate mSorAra2 chromosome 1, mSorAra2.pri, whole genome shotgun sequence:
- the TOR4A gene encoding torsin-4A: protein MDPGPPRREPAGARVMAPVRAVVRLRRRACVLRQRRLVPPAAGPAPAPQFFTFDGPAAPAAGAPRRRRRRSRLVLYPEGARRCRPRAESRSRAQRCLLLLVAIVGFQVLNAIENLDDNAQRYDLDGLEKALRRAVFGQPAAVARIVELLRDYLATHVHSRPLLLALHGPAGVGKSHVGRLLARHFRAVLDDGALVLQYHARHHCPEPRAAQRCREELGRRVAAVVARAEAAEKTPLVVLDQAELLPAALLDELHGLLQPQRPHPFHNAIYVLLSSAGGAQVTRFVLRNATRARPAPRPDEELRAGLRALLARAHPLWQAAAVVPFLLLDRRSVVSCFREEMAGEGFFPEQARAELLAAQLSYYRVAGREFAVTGCKQVVAKVNLL, encoded by the coding sequence ATggaccccggcccgccccgccgggAGCCCGCGGGCGCCCGCGTGATGGCCCCGGTGCGCGCCGTGGTCCGGCTGCGCCGCCGCGCGTGCGTCCTGCGCCAGCGGCGCCTCGTGCCGCCGGCCGCGGGGCCCGCCCCGGCGCCGCAGTTCTTCACCTTCGacggccccgcggccccggccgCCGGGGCGCCCCGCCGGAGGCGCCGGCGCAGCCGCTTGGTGCTCTACCCCGAGGGCGCGCGCAGGTGCCGGCCGCGCGCCGAGAGCCGCAGCCGCGCGCAACGCTGCCTCCTGCTGCTCGTGGCCATCGTGGGCTTCCAGGTGCTGAACGCCATCGAGAACCTGGACGACAACGCCCAGCGCTACGACCTGGACGGGCTGGAGAAGGCGCTGCGGCGCGCGGTGTTCGGCCAGCCGGCGGCCGTGGCGCGCATCGTGGAGCTGCTGCGGGACTACCTGGCCACGCACGTGCACAGCCGCCCGCTGCTGCTGGCGCTGCACGGGCCCGCGGGCGTGGGCAAGAGCCACGTGGGCCGCCTGCTGGCCCGCCACTTCCGCGCCGTGCTGGACGACGGGGCGCTGGTGCTGCAGTACCACGCGCGGCACCACTGCCCCGAGCCGCGCGCCGCGCAACGCTGCCGCGAGGAGCTGGGCCGCCGCGTGGCCGCCGTGGTGGCACGCGCCGAGGCCGCGGAGAAGACGCCGCTGGTGGTGCTGGACCAGGCTGAGCTGCTGCCGGCGGCGCTGCTGGACGAGCTGCACGGCCTGCTGCAGCCGCAGCGCCCGCACCCCTTCCACAACGCCATCTACGTGCTGCTCAGCAGCGCGGGCGGCGCCCAGGTCACGCGCTTCGTGCTGCGGAACGCgacccgcgcgcgccccgcgccgcggccCGACGAGGAGCTGCGCGCCGGGCTGCGGGCGCTGCTGGCGCGCGCGCACCCGCTCTGGCAGGCCGCCGCCGTCgtgcccttcctgctgctggACAGGCGCAGCGTGGTCAGCTGCTTCCGCGAGGAGATGGCCGGGGAGGGCTTCTTCCCCGAGCAGGCCCGCGCCGAGCTCCTGGCCGCGCAGCTCAGCTACTACCGCGTGGCCGGCCGGGAGTTCGCCGTCACGGGCTGCAAGCAGGTGGTGGCCAAGGTGAACCTCCTGTAG
- the NELFB gene encoding negative elongation factor B, translating to MGETGSLMSVLTAAVGRTARVGVRAPGAGPALAGARLTGQGLARAGAGAAAARSLEPLRGGGAVSRERLAGGPRGRSGSGGRGGASGAAAELAELEGAGERGAGAARGPAERGAGAPAERGGDAAPSRAGAGASALFAGLQDLGVANGEDLKETLTNCTEPLKAIEQFQTENGVLLPSLQSALPFLDLHGTPRLEFHQSVFDELRDKLLERVSAIAQEGKAEERYKKLEDLLEKSFSLVRMPSLQPVVMCVMKHLPKVPEKKLKLVMADKELYRACAVEVKRQIWQDNQALFGDEVSPLLKQYILEKESALFSSDLSVLHNFFSPSPRTRRQGEVVQKLTQMVGRSVKLYDMVLQFLRTLFLRTRNVHYCTLRAELLMSLHDLDVGDICSVDPCHKFTWCLDACIRERFVDSKRARELQGFLDGVKKGQEQVLGDLSMILCDPFAINTLSLSTVRHLQELVGQETLPRDSPDLLLLLRLLALGQGAWDMIDSQVFKEPKMEVELVTRFLPMLMAFVVDDHTFSVDQKLPTEERAPATYPSLLPEAFTKFLQEQRMACEVGLYYVLHFTKQRNKNALLRLLPGLAETFGDLAFGDIFLHLLTGGLALLAEEFALEEFCSSVFDGFLLTACPRKESVQRHALRLLLHLHQRVAPSKLEALQKALEPTGQSGDAVKELYSQLGEKLEQLDHRKASPAQAAETPALDLPLPAVPATAAL from the exons ATGGGTGAAACCGGCAGTCTGATGAGCGTGCTGACGGCGGCGGTGGGCAGGACAG cgcggGTTGGGGTCCGggctccgggggcggggccagcactGGCTGGGGCCCGGCTcactgggcagggcctggcccgtgcgggggcgggcgcggcggccgcgCGCTCCCTGGAACCCCTGCGCGGTGGCGGCGCTGTTTCCCGGGAGCGGTTGGCGGGCGGACCGCGCGGGCGGAGCGGAAGTGGCGGTCGCGGGGGAGCGAGCGGCGCCGCGGCGGAGCTGGCCGAGCTGGAGGGCGCGGGGGAGCGGGGTGCGGGCGCGGCCCGGGGCCCGGCCGAGCGCGGTGCGGGGGCGCCGGCGGAGCGCGGCGGGGATGCGGCGCCGAGCCGGGCGGGCGCCGGGGCCTCGGCCCTGTTCGCGGGGCTGCAGGACCTGGGCGTGGCCAACGGCGAGGACCTGAAGGAGACGCTGACCAACTGCACCGAGCCGCTCAAGGCCATCGAACAGTTCCAG ACGGAGAACGGCGTGCTGCTGCCCTCGCTGCAGTCGGCGCTGCCCTTCCTGGACCTGCACGGCACCCCGCGCCTCGAGTTCCACCAGTCGGTGTTCGACGAGCTGCGCGACAAGCTGCTGGAGCGCGTGTCGGCGATCGCCCAGGAGGGCAAGGCCGAGGAGAG GTACAAGAAGCTGGAGGATCTCCTGGAGAAGAGCTTCTCGCTGGTGCGGATGCCGTCGCTGCAGCCCGTGGTGATGTGCGTCATGAAGCACCTGCCCAAG GTGCCCGAGAAGAAGCTGAAGCTGGTGATGGCCGACAAGGAGCTGTACCGCGCCTGTGCCGTGGAGGTGAAGCGGCAGATCTGGCAGGACAACCAGGCGCTGTTCGGCGACGAGGTGTCCCCGCTGCTGAAGCAGTACATCCTGGAGAAGGAGAGCGCACTCTTCAGCTCTGACCTGTCCGTGCTGCACAATTTCTTCAGCCCGTCCCCCAGGACGCGGCGCCAGGGTGAG GTGGTGCAGAAGCTGACGCAGATGGTGGGCCGGAGCGTGAAGCTGTACGACATGGTGCTGCAGTTCCTGCGCACGCTCTTCCTGCGCACGCGCAACGTGCACTACTGCACCCTGCGCGCCGAGCTGCTCATGTCCCTGCACGACCTGGACGTGGGCGACATCTGCTCCGTGGACCCCTGCCACAAg TTCACCTGGTGCCTGGACGCCTGCATCCGCGAGCGCTTTGTGGACAGCAAGCGAGCCCGAGAGCTGCAGGGCTTCCTGGACGGGGTGAAGAAGGGCCAGGAGCAGGTCCTGGG GGACCTGTCCATGATCCTGTGCGACCCCTTTGCCATCAACACACTGTCGCTGAGCACCGTCAGGCACCTGCAGGAACTGGTGGGCCAGGAGACGCTGCCCAGG GACAGCCCTGACCTCCTGCTCTTGCTGCGCCTGCTGGCACTGGGCCAGGGAGCCTGGGACATGATTGACAGCCAGGTCTTCAAGGAGCCCAAGATG gagGTGGAGCTGGTCACCAGGTTCCTGCCCATGCTCATGGCCTTCGTGGTGGATGACCACACCTTCAGCGTGGACCAGAAGCTGCCCACGGAGGAGAGGGCCCCGGCCACCTACCCCAGCCTGCTTCCCGAGGCTTTCACCAA GTTCCTGCAGGAGCAGCGCATGGCCTGCGAGGTGGGGCTGTACTACGTGCTGCACTTCACCAAGCAGAGGAACAAGAACGCGCTGCTGCGTCTGCTGCCGGGCctgg CGGAGACCTTCGGTGACCTGGCCTTTGGGGACATCTTTCTGCACCTGCTCACCGGGGGGCTGGCGCTGCTGGCCGAGGAGTTTGCGCTGGAGGAGTTCTGCAGCAGCGTCTTTGACGGCTTCCTCCTCACCGCCTGCCCGAG GAAGGAGAGTGTGCAGCGCCACGCCCTGCGGCTGCTCCTGCACCTGCACCAGCGCGTGGCCCCGTCCAAGCTGGAGGCGCTTCAGAAGGCGCTGGAGCCCACGGGCCAG AGCGGGGATGCGGTGAAGGAGCTCTACTCCCAGCTGGGCGAGAAGCTGGAGCAGCTGGACCACCGGAAGGCCAGTCCTGCCCAGGCCGCGGAGACTCCCGCCCTGGACCTGCCTCTGCCTGCCGTCCCCGCCACGGCCgcgctctga
- the STPG3 gene encoding protein STPG3, whose amino-acid sequence MNFDQKAVKFLANFYINGGRHWTHGPLRPTPLLLPQPVHRTVVLLNLKHQPREEAWFQQSAGPMQQMVSWPVTTQVLQKQLLGQRPPILIDPDVPGPTTYKVPDASIREPSSHPHFSIGHRPPTHERRGSRVWQGQWLQSESPFLQSTALLKEPKESPWSPAFVNHSTPFASGGRSCSWSSLSAACTPGPATYRTEDHDKMPFPSAPGVVIQGVQRPKPQDKNVSCTT is encoded by the exons ATGAACTTTGACCAGAAGGCCGTGAAGTTCCTGGCGAACTTCTACATCAATGGAGGCAGACACTGGACCCACGGGCCCCTGAGGCCGACACCGCTCCTGCTCCCGCA ACCCGTACACAGGACCGTGGTGCTGCTGAATCTGAAGCAccagcccagggaggaggccTGGTTCCAGCAGTCGGCTGGGCCCATGCAGCAGATGGTCTCCTGGCCCGTCACCACCCAGGTTCTGCAGAAGCAGT TGCTGGGCCAGAGACCTCCCATCCTGATAGACCCGGATGTCCCCGGCCCTACCACGTACAAGGTGCCTGATGCGTCCATCCGAGAGCCCTCCTCACACCCCCACTTCAGTATTGGCCACAGGCCCCCCACCCATG AGAGGCGAggcagcagggtgtggcagggccAGTGGCTGCAGAGCGAGAGCCCCTTCTTGCAGAGCACTGCCCTCCTGAAGGAGCCGAAGGAG AGCCCGTGGTCACCTGCCTTCGTGAACCACTCGACCCCCTTTGCCTCCGGGGGCCGCTCCTGCTCCT ggtcttCTCTCTCAGCAGcctgcacccctggccctgccaccTACCGCACAGAGGACCATGACAAGATGCCCTTTCCCTCGGCGCCCGGGGTGGTCATCCAGGGTGTGCAAAGACCCAAGCCTCAAGACAAAAATGTTTCCTGCACCACCTAG
- the FAM166A gene encoding protein FAM166A, which yields MAATPKHPLFTPEPHYIPGYAGFYPQLRFQVGHTYGHTTAQLLTDPGVQKSPCSVLSPISKPKFTEDYSKPKTHFVPCRDLLEPHVPHYSGLKPHKDFRVLGLFPAQELDSQGQLEAEDEGPLPADFLPYAPYAPCPPGRKDESRDLGHPGLRLPPQEFWKQAAPVPKAPRHNQLYHWRRDQFPVPGRQQETLDPQRFHRLPQLDHPNLVQRKAISGYAGFVPRFAWVMGMNYRDGVTQAMDEFDKNQFLFRNPICNLGERLPQTHWPSRTIYRSQGQIPFYMGFIPSMQDKYGMTLGDSTRKAYQNELERRNQTL from the exons ATGGCGGCCACTCCCAAACACCCCCTCTTCACGCCCGAGCCTCACTACATCCCAGG CTATGCGGGCTTCTATCCGCAGCTGCGCTTCCAGGTGGGGCACACGTACGGGCACACCACGGCACAGCTCCTCACCGACCCCGGCGTCCAGAAgagcccctgctctgtgctctcgCCCATCTCCAAGCCCAAGTTCACGGAGGACTACAGCAAGCCCAAGACCCACTTTGTGCCCTGCCGAGACCTCCTGGAGCCCCACGTCCCCCATTACAGCG GTCTGAAGCCTCACAAGGACTTCAGGGTCCTGGGCCTATTCCCAGCGCAGGAACTGGACTCCCAGGGTCAGCTGGAGGCAGAGGATGAGGGCCCCCTGCCTGCAGACTTCCTGCCCTACGCCCCCTACGCCCCGTGCCCACCAGGCAGGAAGGATGAGTCCAGGGACCTGGGGCACCCAGGCCTGAGACTGCCCCCTCAGGAGTTCTGGAAACAGGCGGCACCAGTGCCCAAAGCGCCCAGGCACAACCAG CTATACCACTGGAGGAGGGACCAGTTTCCAGTCCCAGGGCGGCAGCAGGAGACCCTGGACCCACAACGCTTCCACAGGCTTCCCCAGCTGGACCACCCCAACCTTGTCCAGCGAAAAGCCATCTCCG GCTATGCTGGCTTTGTCCCCCGCTTTGCCTGGGTAATGGGTATGAACTACCGAGACGGGGTCACACAGGCCATGGACGAGTTTGACAAGAACCAG TTCCTGTTCAGAAACCCCATCTGTAACCTGGGTGAGAGGCTGCCCCAAACCCACTGGCCTAGCAGGACCATCTACCGCAGCCAGGGTCAGATACCCTTCTACATGGGGTTCATACCAT CCATGCAGGACAAGTACGGAATGACCCTTGGTGACAGCACGCGCAAGGCCTATCAGAATGAACTGGAGAGGCGCAACCAGACACTATGA